ATACGTGTTCGGATAGATACGGATCATGTGATTGAATGGAGATTTTATACAATGTATGTTCAAAAAGAGTGGTTCTCAGTACAGAGAAGATGGAACCTTTTGAATCACCTTTACAGTATAAAAGATTAAGCGGGTGAAGCGTTGATGATATATGGCATTGGTAATGACGTGCTGGAGATTGGACGTATGCGGAAATTGCTGTCCGGTCGCCATGCGGAAGCTTTTCTGAAACGAATTTTAACACCAGCAGAGCGGGATATCGCGCTTCTTCGAGGAAAGCAGATGACGGAGTTTGTATCCGGTCGATTTGCAGCGAAAGAAGCGGTGTCCAAGGCATTTGGCTGCGGTATTGGTGGCGTCATGGGCTTTACTGACATTGAAGTGCTTCCTGATGGGACAGGACGTCCAGTGGCCTCGCTGTCCAGTCAAGCCTGGGAGCGTCTGCAGCTGCCATACGACAAACAATATGACATACATTTGAGCATTACGCATCAGACGGAATTGGCAGCGGCCTTTGCGATCGTAGAACAGATGGAAAAGTAGTTAGCTTGGCAATAGGAGAGGACGGAAATATGGGTTTACAGGAACAGAAACAACACTTCAGCGTGAATTTGCTGGACTGGTATATGATCAACCGACGGGATTTGCCGTGGCGTCGCCACAACAATCCGTATTTCACATGGGTATCGGAAATTATGCTTCAGCAGACGAGGGTAGATACGGTCATTCCGTATTTCAATCGTTTTATCGGGAATTTTCCGACCGTGCAGGCACTTGCGGAAGCACCGGAGGAGGAAGTTCTGAAAAATTGGGAGGGACTTGGTTATTACTCCCGTGCACGAAATCTTCAGGCAGCCGCGAGACAAGTCATGGAGCTGCACGGAGGCGAGATGCCTCAGGACAAGCAGGCTGTCTTCGCATTAAAAGGGGTTGGCCCCTATACGGCCGGGGCCATTCTCAGCATTGCCTTCAACCAGCCGCAGCCTGCGGTAGATGGCAATGTCATGCGGGTCCTGTCCCGATACTTCCTCATCGATGAGGACATTATGAAGGGCAGCACCCGGGTGTTGATGGAAGAGCTCGCAGGAGAGCTCATTCCGGAAGGGCGAGCGCGTGATTTCAATCAGGCGCTGATGGAACTTGGCGCGCTGGTGTGCACGCCCAAAGCGCCGCACTGCCTGACTTGTCCGGTCATGGAGCAATGTTCCGGGCGCATCGCCGGAAGAGAGCTTACGCTGCCGGTCAAGACCAAGGCGAAGCCGCCGCGCCCTGAGCAGCGGCTGGTCGCGATTGTGGAGGGCCGCGGGGATCACCGCGGCCAAGTGCTTGTGCGCCAGCGCCCAGAGACGGGCCTGCTGGCCCGGATGTGGGAGCTGCCGCATGTGCTCGCGGCGCCTGCCGCAGCGAGCAAGAAGGCGGCGCCGCTGGCGGATGAGCCGGCCATGGCATTGCTGGCCGGCAGTCTGTGGGCGGAAGGCTTCGCTGCCCGCCCGGAAGGGCTGGCTACCCATGCGGAGCATGTGTTCAGTCACATTGTCTGGAGCCTGCAGGTGTACAAGTGTACCGAGCAGGACCAGAGCAGTGAGCTTCCGCTGATCGCAGCGGAAGCTAGAGCCGCCTACGATGCACAGACGGCAACGAAGGAGGACACAGCCTTGTCATCAGCTGCGTCACCTGAGTCAGAGACAACACATTCATCGCAGTCAGGCATGCCTGATGCGCAGAACATCTCAACATCGCTTAACGATGGAGAGATGTTGGCGGCATCGGATGGTAGTGACCTGGCGCTGGTCACTCCGACACTGACAGGGAAAGGCGATGGATTGACCTATCGCTGGATCGGACCGGAAGACATGGATAAGATGGCATTCCCGAATATCTTCCTGAAGCTGATCAGCAGTTATTTTGCCGGTGCGTATGATCAAGTGAATGATTAAATGGGGGAGCTAACGAACTCCAGAGGTCTTATCATGTGGATATACCACAATTATAAATTCTAACGAACCTGAGTGACGTTATCTTAGCCAAATCAACCCAAAAGTGCGCATCAAAGCCCGTATTTTGGGAAATAGCTACGCTGAGATTCGTTAGGTTCGCGATACGATGAAATATGGAGCAATAGCGTGTCCGGGATTCGTTAGAAAAAAACATCCATTAACTTATAACTATACCGATTGCGATAGCAAAAAGAGAGCCTGATCACGGTCACGATGACCGAATCAGGCTCTCTTTTATGTTATCTGTTGCATAATAATAGTCTTATTTTGCAGAAGCGTAACGTTTGTTCACTTCATCCCAGTTGATTACATTCCAGAAAGCACCGATGTAATCAGGACGTTTGTTTTGATATTTCAGGTAGTAAGCGTGCTCCCATACATCCAGACCCAGAACCGGAGTCAGACCTTCGAAGAGAGGGCTGTCTTGGTTAGGTGTGCTAGTGATGGACAACTTGCCGTCTTTGCCAACTACGAGCCAAGCCCAGCCGGAACCGAAGCGAGTTGTAGCTGCTTTAGCGAAATCTTCTTTGAATTTATCAAAGCCACCCAGTTCGCTATCGATTGCTGCTGCGATATCGCCAGTAGGAGCGCCGCCGCCGTTAGGTCCAATGATTTCCCAGAACAAGCTGTGGTTAGCATGTCCACCACCATTGTTGCGAACCGCTGTGCGGATGCCTTCAGGTACGCTGTCAAGGTTAGCAATCAGATCTTCCAAGCTTTTTTCTTGCAGTTCAGGAGCGCTTTCCAGAGCTGCGTTCAAGTTAGTTACATAAGTATTGTGATGGCGATCGTGGTGGATTTCCATCGTTTGTGCATCGATATGTGGTTCCAGTGCGTCGTTAGCGTAAGGAAGTGCCGGTAATTGAAAAGCCATAATGAAATACCTCCTGAGATTTTAGGTTTTTTTTAAATCAGGTACATATGTAATAATACCCTTGCCACTAATATTAAACCGCATTCGGGCTAATTAAGCAACATTTTTGTTTATTAAGTCCCCCGAGGCGTTGATCTAATGATGGGCCAGAGATAACAAACATATTTTACCCTTTATGAATATATTTATGTGATTTTAATAGAAAAAAAAGCAGAAATATGAAGAATCATATTGTAAACGGTTACAATTAAGCGCTTTCAAAAGAAAATGCGTGTTTTATGGAGTAAAGTATGGTTTAATTGACGAAGAAGCGGTATTTTCTCGTTTTTTGTCATTATATGAACATTGGGTTTTTGGTAAAAGGGAATTCCTTTTTGTAAAAAACCTCATCTAAGCTAACGAAAAGGGAGATTTAAGACATGCACGTTCGTTCCTTTCAGTTGAGTGATGCAAGCCAGATGACGGAGCTTCTCCAGGTTGCACTATCGGAAGAGTGTTATGAGAACACGATGGGCCCGTTTGCCCGTCAATTGTCATGGGATTCTGACCTGATCATGGTTGCGGAAGAAGAGGGAGACCTCGTCGGCGCTTTGATCGGTACGATTGATCACAACCAGGGTTGCATCTACCGTATTGCGGTACATCCAGACTATCGTCGCCGTGGAGTCGGCAAAACACTTGTCGAGGCTATGGAACAAAGATTCCAGCAGCGTAAAGTCAGCCAAGTATGGGTGGCGGGTGATGAGCACAACAAAGTAGCCATGCCTC
The window above is part of the Paenibacillus sp. 1781tsa1 genome. Proteins encoded here:
- a CDS encoding superoxide dismutase: MAFQLPALPYANDALEPHIDAQTMEIHHDRHHNTYVTNLNAALESAPELQEKSLEDLIANLDSVPEGIRTAVRNNGGGHANHSLFWEIIGPNGGGAPTGDIAAAIDSELGGFDKFKEDFAKAATTRFGSGWAWLVVGKDGKLSITSTPNQDSPLFEGLTPVLGLDVWEHAYYLKYQNKRPDYIGAFWNVINWDEVNKRYASAK
- the acpS gene encoding holo-ACP synthase, whose translation is MIYGIGNDVLEIGRMRKLLSGRHAEAFLKRILTPAERDIALLRGKQMTEFVSGRFAAKEAVSKAFGCGIGGVMGFTDIEVLPDGTGRPVASLSSQAWERLQLPYDKQYDIHLSITHQTELAAAFAIVEQMEK
- a CDS encoding GNAT family N-acetyltransferase; amino-acid sequence: MHVRSFQLSDASQMTELLQVALSEECYENTMGPFARQLSWDSDLIMVAEEEGDLVGALIGTIDHNQGCIYRIAVHPDYRRRGVGKTLVEAMEQRFQQRKVSQVWVAGDEHNKVAMPLYEAMGYGANQIMSAFQNLSILSKA
- the mutY gene encoding A/G-specific adenine glycosylase, whose protein sequence is MGLQEQKQHFSVNLLDWYMINRRDLPWRRHNNPYFTWVSEIMLQQTRVDTVIPYFNRFIGNFPTVQALAEAPEEEVLKNWEGLGYYSRARNLQAAARQVMELHGGEMPQDKQAVFALKGVGPYTAGAILSIAFNQPQPAVDGNVMRVLSRYFLIDEDIMKGSTRVLMEELAGELIPEGRARDFNQALMELGALVCTPKAPHCLTCPVMEQCSGRIAGRELTLPVKTKAKPPRPEQRLVAIVEGRGDHRGQVLVRQRPETGLLARMWELPHVLAAPAAASKKAAPLADEPAMALLAGSLWAEGFAARPEGLATHAEHVFSHIVWSLQVYKCTEQDQSSELPLIAAEARAAYDAQTATKEDTALSSAASPESETTHSSQSGMPDAQNISTSLNDGEMLAASDGSDLALVTPTLTGKGDGLTYRWIGPEDMDKMAFPNIFLKLISSYFAGAYDQVND